atagtctgtttcttggacttccaaggGACAGCTCCGCcagctatattaaagatatagccacttgtagcctttgaatcatccgaaaGAGAGTTCCAATCAGCATCGTTGAACCCTTCCAAGACAGCggaaaacttttgataatgtaatcctaggttttgggttttctttaagtatctcataactctttctatagcattccaatgctctttactaaGTCTGCTTGTAAACTAGTCCTACGGCATAAgctatgtcaggcctagtgcaATCGGCAACGTATCTAAGACTacctatgatgctcgcatacttAGATTGATTAACAATGTCATCAATattcttgaacaacttgacactaGGATCATAAGGAGTATAGGTTGGTTTACacttaaagtaattatatttctttagaatcttttttatatagtgagattgatccaaagaaatttccttttcagacctatttacttttatgcctaagattacactagcttctcctaagtctttcatgtcgaagttcgcactcaatattgattttacatcatttatgacgtgcaagttcgacccaaagatcaataaattaTCTACATATAGACATAAAATAGTGCATAGGTGATTATCAAACTTATGGTAGATGCATTTATCACTTTCAttgaccttgaaacctttagataggataaggttgtcaaatttttcatgctattgcttaggagcttgttttagtccatagagagatttgtctaatttacacaccttattttcttgaccatgtaaatctcttctttaagttcaccgtttaggaaagcgatttttacatccattttaTGTCctacgaggttataaagggcaGCGAGAGAGAACAGGACATGGatagaggtaattctagtgacaggggagaatctgtcaaagaaatctacgtTTTCTCTCTGTTTAAAACCCTTTGCTACTAACCTGGCTTTAAATTTATCGACAGTcccatcaggtctaagtttcctccttaagatccatttgtaCCCTATTGCCTTAGATCCTAAGtgccaagtcctatttgactcatgcgagtccatctcatcatttatggcttcttacTATAGGTTGGCATCTACTGAGGACAGGACAACTCTTAGATCTTTAGggtcttcttctacattgtagGTCAGGAAGTCATTTATGAAATCTTTGGCAgttctagctcttttgcttcttctaggttctgggTCAGTTTGCTCTCTAGGGTcaggatttctaactagggtaATACCACTTGAACCAGAGCCCCATTATTCCTTGATTTAAAGGGAAAACTATCTTAAAAAAAGTtggcatcatttgactcaatgatcacttggttcactagatcatagaacctgtaggctttactatttaaggcataacctataaagacacacttgtaagctctactagccaactttctcctttttgggtcAGGAATCCTTATAAAGGCTAGATAACCCCATGTTCTAAAgtaggacaagtttggtttcttattcttgagaatttcataaggtgaagttttatttttagatttcgggattctatttaggacataacacacggtaaggatgatttcaccccaccaataagacgcgGCTCctaaactaagtaaaatagcaactactagctcaactaaagttctatttttcctttcagtTTTTTcgttcatttcaggagaataaggtgcagtcttttcatgtattattctatgtgagttaaagaattcattaaaaCTGTTCGAGTCGTACTCGGTTCCCCTATCACTATGaagtcttttaacttttctattaaaccgattctccatttcagaaacaaaaagtttgaaggtATCAAAAGcatcatttttgtttttcaacaggaatacaaaagtaaaatcagagcagtcgtcaataaaagtaatgaaatatcttttactattcctagttaatatgccatcaaattcacagacatcaaaatgaattaaatctagaggctcagaaTTTCTATGTACAAATTTATGcagagttttagtaattttagcctgactacaatactcgcatttatcaaaatcattcgtggataacttaggtatcatttctagcctaatcatgttaataattaaattcttattcacatgacagagtctagcatgccaaatattcatagaacacaacatatacacagaagatttcattttattaaggtctagatttaatttgagcattccctcagttgcatacccttttcctacaaatacattatttttggtaagggtatataggtctgcccctatagtttgagtaaacccgactttgttgaggagatagcccGAAACCAAATTCTTTTGTATCTCTGGAGTGTGCAGAACGTCCTTCAATGTGAGGGTCTTCCCAGAGGTAAACTTCAGTTCCACCTCGCCGATTCCAACAACTTTTGTAGAGTGGTGATCTCCCaacagaatattcttatccttagtttcagtataagttttaaatagactaaggtcgTTATAGATTTGCTGGAGCCACGGTTCTAACTTTTCCTCTTTGTTTTCTTAGGTTTTTTTGTCAGGTTTTACCAAGGCAGAGGCAGGTTTCCTAGATATTATgttcacctcctccctctggTCTTGCTTCCGGGCTTCCTCCTCGATTCTTAGCTGGGTTATAAGACTCTCAAAGgagaactccttggtcttatacctcaaagtgttcttaaaatcTTTCCACAAGGGGGGCagattatcaataataatagcAACTTGAAATTGTTCGTCTAGAGGCATGCATACATTCAGTAATTATCTTGTGGGCTATCTTCTGAAGTTCATGGGATTGGGCCTCCACATATTTGTCATCCgtcatctggaacttgagataaTGGCTAACTGCATATTTCTTCGACCCGGCCGCCTCGGTGTCATACTTCTTTTGCAGGGCATCCCAGACCTCCTTCGTTCTCTTCATTGTACTGTAGTAGTTatacagatcatcagtcaaaTCATTTAAAAGAGAATTCTTACATAGAAAGTCTTTCTCCTCCCAGTCAGCAGcttcttttatctgttgttcAGTTGGTCCTTCTAAAGGGATGATCGGCTTAACGCTAGTACAAGCTTCAACAACTTTCTTGATAGTGAGGAGGAAAAACATCTTTTACTTCCACCGCTTGAAGTTTGCTCCTTCGAATCAGGAGGGACGATTGAGGTCAGATATCTCATTGTTACTACTGAGGGCCATTGATGATGTGGAaacgtcttaaaattgttggaaacggCAGGGTCTTGACAATGAGGAAGAACATCATCTTTTGCTTCCATCGCTTGAAGTTCCCTCCTTCGAACTTGAATGGACGATTGAGGTCAGATATCTCATTGTTACTACTGAGGGCCATTGATGATGTGGAaacgtcttaaaattgttggaaacggCAGGGTCCTCAGAACGACAAACTGTAAACCGTCAAGGCACAGCGGTCAAGCGAagagcaaaacctgcaaaacaaaaactcGTTATAAGCTGAGTCGCGGAGCTCGCTttctttaagacgtttcacgGCTCTGCCCAACTGTGTAAACAGGTTTGAAAATTACCACGCCGTCCCTAGGATAAAACATCTAAATGAAAACcgatcgaaaatgcaccgtTATTGATCGGAACGTACACCCTTTCTAAATACACTGCTCAGAAAACTAAGATGgaggaggagaggaaaatgaagtgggaattatgaaaatgaattttgtgTCTTTCGAACTGTTGAAGGCCTCGctttttataggccttcagcatCGAAACggaccattttaaaattaatcaacggatcattttaaaaattaatcaacggattgttttaaaattaatcaatagaccgttataaatataatcaattgaccattttaaatataaatttgcacccaaccattttattttattccaaatttaccGTTGTTGATGTATAACATGTATAATATAATTTGGTAAAGTTAAGAAAACAAGACAAAAGTcatatttaaacaaatatatatataatagaaaaccataaactttttatatttgtatataaagCCAATTCGGTCGGCAGATTTGT
The nucleotide sequence above comes from Benincasa hispida cultivar B227 chromosome 3, ASM972705v1, whole genome shotgun sequence. Encoded proteins:
- the LOC120073565 gene encoding uncharacterized protein LOC120073565, with the translated sequence MFFLLTIKKVVEACTSVKPIIPLEGPTEQQIKEAADWEEKDFLCKNSLLNDLTDDLYNYYSTMKRTKEVWDALQKKYDTEAAGSKKYAVSHYLKFQMTDDKYVEAQSHELQKIAHKIITEYFKNTLRYKTKEFSFESLITQLRIEEEARKQDQREEVNIISRKPASALDKNILLGDHHSTKVVGIGEVELKFTSGKTLTLKDVLHTPEIQKNLVSGYLLNKVGFCSLLDHCALTVYSSSF